From Streptosporangium album, the proteins below share one genomic window:
- the hpt gene encoding hypoxanthine phosphoribosyltransferase, whose product MDAADMGKDLSKVLIPEEELQAKIKEIASRIDEDYAGKDLLIVGVLKGAVMVMADLARALHVPVQMDWMAVSSYGAGTKSSGVVRVLKDLDTDIAGRHVLVVEDIIDSGLTLSWLVHNLKSRNPASVEICAALRKPDAVKVPIDVKYIGFDIPNEFVIGYGLDYAERYRNLPFIGTLAPHVYGAG is encoded by the coding sequence GTGGACGCAGCCGACATGGGCAAGGACCTCTCGAAGGTCCTCATCCCGGAGGAAGAGCTCCAGGCCAAGATCAAGGAGATCGCGAGCCGGATCGATGAGGATTACGCGGGCAAGGACCTGCTGATCGTGGGGGTCCTCAAGGGGGCGGTCATGGTCATGGCCGACCTGGCCAGGGCGCTGCACGTGCCGGTTCAGATGGACTGGATGGCTGTCTCGTCCTACGGCGCGGGCACCAAGTCCTCGGGTGTCGTGCGCGTTCTGAAGGACCTGGACACCGACATCGCCGGCCGCCACGTGCTGGTCGTCGAGGACATCATCGACTCCGGTCTGACCCTGTCGTGGCTGGTCCACAACCTGAAGTCGCGGAATCCGGCCTCGGTGGAGATCTGCGCCGCGCTGCGCAAGCCGGACGCGGTCAAGGTGCCGATCGATGTGAAGTACATCGGTTTCGACATCCCGAACGAGTTCGTCATCGGTTACGGCCTCGACTACGCAGAGCGATACCGCAACCTTCCTTTCATCGGCACCCTCGCCCCGCACGTGTATGGAGCGGGCTGA